A genomic stretch from Aedes albopictus strain Foshan chromosome 2, AalbF5, whole genome shotgun sequence includes:
- the LOC109424210 gene encoding vitelline membrane protein 15a-1, with the protein MNKFVILAFFALAATALADYPKPAYHAPAPAHHAPAHHAPAPVVHTYPVHAPHAKCGANLLVGCAPSVAHVPCVPVHGHGHGYGHAPAPHYRAPESDSFDQFEE; encoded by the coding sequence ATGAACAAGTTCGTCATCTTGGCTTTCTTCGCCCTGGCCGCCACCGCCCTGGCTGACTACCCGAAACCGGCCTACCACGCACCGGCCCCGGCTCATCACGCTCCGGCTCACCATGCCCCGGCCCCAGTGGTCCACACCTACCCGGTGCACGCTCCCCACGCCAAGTGCGGTGCCAACCTGCTGGTCGGATGCGCCCCAAGCGTCGCCCACGTGCCATGCGTCCCAGTGCACGGACACGGACACGGATACGGACACGCCCCAGCTCCCCACTACCGTGCCCCGGAATCGGACTCGTTCGACCAGTTCGAGGAATAG